The genomic window CAAGTATAAGCTTAACTAAAAAAGATACAGCCATTGGTAAACATCAAAAAAAATGACTCCGATAAATTGGCAGTTGCCTGAACAAGTATAAGCTTAACTAAAAAAAGATACAGCCCTTGGTAAACATCAACAAAGGGCTCCTTTTTATTAAAAATAAGATGTTAACTTATAACTTGAATAGTCCTAGATTTTTATCCGTTAACGCATCACGCCAACCCCCTAGCCATTCTGATTTTGCATCCGTATTTTGATAAGGACATTTTTCTTTTGTTTTTCCGGTGAGGCCTGCTTTATAACCATTGGAATGTGCTCTGCCTAGACGATCTCTTTTCTTTGTTTGCATTGATAACTCTCCATCATTGTTTTGGTGATACTTATTAATACTTGTCGAATAAAACAGCAGTCGACAATTCAGTTAAGAATAAGCAAGAGGCTAAATCAAGTAAAATTACGATTAAAAAGTGTTCGACAGTTAATGATTGAGAGCTGAAAAATCCTAATTATAAGATTAAATAAATAAAACAATTTGTTACCAACAAGCGTTATTACCTATGATTATTAAAAATTATTTTTATATAAAAAATTATTTTAATGTTGTGGAATACCTAAGCGACTTGAGCGTAACAGTGGTTCTAACATGCCTTCAAGACCATTGAGTTTTATTTCGTAAATTAATTCAAGTTGCTGTCCTAGCTTACCTTCAGGAAAACCTTTTGATTTAAACCACACTAAGTAAGGCTCTGGCAATTTTAGTAAGGGTCTACCTGCATATTTTCCAAAAGGCATTATTTGATTTACAGCGTCGAGCAAAGCTTGTTGATCTGAAAACATAGTTTCTCTACTTATTAAATTTTACTGTCGGGATAATAACTCAAAACCTTTTAACATCATAAAAGTGTCACAAGGTCTCTTTATAATCATCACAAGTTTATCGACTAACTTCAAACAGGGAACGAACATGTCTATAATAAGAAAACGCAGTGCGGCGCACAAAGCTTATATTCCTTCAAATGCGCGAGATAACCAATATATTTTAGCTGAGTTTGCCATTACCGATGAATTAATAGAGTTAATTTCTCCAAATATTTCAACGCATAGCACTCAACCTTACTATGATTTTTATCAAAGTTTATCACAATTATTATTTACGCTAAGTAATGACTATGCGATACAAAGTAGCTTATTTATTGCTAATGACAAATTAGTTCGCGTTCGCTACAGTCAAGAAATGCACCAATGGCAAACCAGCCAGCAAATTTTATTTTATTACGATCCTCAAAATCATCAATTACAAAATTCTTTTTTTGATGCCAGTATTCGCGCAAAAAAGATCACCCTACTTTTTTTAGCCTCTGGCGACGACATTCGCTTTAATGCATCGGCATTTCATCAAAAAGTGACTCGGCTACTGCATAGTTTTATCGAGCAAACAAAATTACCTAACAGAGCGATACGTTTACGTGATCATCAACACCTTACCTATGATTTATTTGCTAAAAATAAAGGCTGCCTAGGCACACAAGCGCATAAATTACGGCCTATTGATGAACGCTATAAATCACAAAACGTTGTTATAACACCGAACGCATCGGCAATAAGTTATGCGGTAATTAATCTAACGGTTGATAATCGTTTATTGGGTTTAGTTGATATTGATGCCAATTCTAAAGATCCATACAATCCGCTTTATACTTATTTAACCGATACTTTTTCACTGGTGGCTAAGCGCTTTAATTTAAATAATGGAGCGTTAATCGCTAATGGTTTAGTCCCCATTGTCCGATATAGTTTGCATGAAATAATTTCTAAGATGGGTGAGTTACAAATGTTAGGTTATAACCCTAAACAGAGTCCCTGTGGCTTGGTGAGTAAATGGAAAGCCGATGAGTTAGTTGATAACGTACAATTTATCTTTGTGGCTACCGCAGAAGACTCCCAACATAGTGGCTATGGCAAGTTTATTAACCAAATAGAACAGGCAATGCGTTTATTAGCGACCGAACTCGAAATCCCCATTAATAAAGATGAATTAACGTTAAGGTTTCATCAGCATATTGCTTATAATTTTGAAAACTAAGGTTAATCAACTTCGCCATTAACGGTAGTTTTTTCTGTAATTTACGTTGTAACGTTCTGTGGTGCATTAAAGCTAACGTGCCGTTGCTGAAACATTACCATTATTAAATTTTAAGACTTGTTGAATATACTCTCATTCAATCTGCTCGGTTGACAACGTTGGTTCATTGATAATGTTTGTTGCTAAATTTGCAACCAATGTTGATTTTTTTAGCGACGAACTGTTAGCGTTTTAGCTAAGGCCGATAATAAAGTCTGTGTATCGACCGGCTTGGCTAAGTAATCATCTGCGCCAAGCTTTATTGCGTCAACAGCAGTAGCGATACTGGCAAAACCGGTTAACAAAATAATACGACTCTTTGGCAATAGCTTCCTCATCGGATTAATCAAATTTAAGCCACTTTCATGATGGAGTTTCATATCAAGCAATATGAATTCTGGCAATTGACCATGACAGGTTAACAATGCATCATTAATGTTATCGGCCAACCAACAGCTGTAGCCATGGTTTTTCATGCGCCATTAACAAAAAGTATTAATATCAGCTGAATAATAATAGCCACACTACGCAATAAAAGAACGGTGCGAACTTGATTAAACGTTCTAAAAAATAAAGACATAATGTTTTATATTGGTTAATCCTATTTGTTGATGTTACGCTAATATTTATATTTTTAACTGATCAAAAACAGTTTATTATAAATTTCAAATAAAAACATATAGACATCTAAACGTCTATTGTTATACAGTTATTTTAATCAAATTTATTAAGGTTTATTTTAATGTCATCACATGAAGAAAAAATCACCCTGGCAGGCGGTTGCTTTTGGTGTATTGAAGGTGCATACAACCAATTAATCGGCATTAAATCTGCCGTATCAGGTTATATGGGTGGTAGCGCAGCGCTAGCAACTTATGAAGACGTTTGCTCGGGTCAAACCGGCCATGCAGAAGTCGTGCAGTTAACTTTTGATAGCGCAGCGATCACTTGTCGTGAAATATTAGAAGTGTTTTTTACGCTACACGATGCCAGCCAATTAAATCGTCAAGGCAACGATATAGGAACCCAGTATCGCTCAGGGGTTTTTTATCACAGCAAAGAACAACAGCAAATTGCTGAAGATATTATTAAAGAGGTCGACGCCAGCAATATGTATAACTCAGCAGTTGTGACCGAAGTAACTCAAGCGTCAGAGTTCTTTTCTGGTGAAGATGTTCATCAAGACTATTTCAATAATAATCCTGGTAATCCTTACTGTCAGGCGATTGTTTCGCCTAAGCTCGCGAAATTTAGAAAAACGTTCGTGAGTAAATTAAAACCATCATAGGCTTAAAGCAATATTGTCAGCTTGAGAATAAAATCTCATTTCTAACAAAGTGCGGACACTGAAACAATCAGTGTCACGCATCTGCTGCCAAGTACTGATTTAATACATCAACGTATACAGTTTTCTGCGGAATTTATTGGCTAATGGGTCGCCATCAGGTAAAGCCTTCAACACATCAAGATAAAGCTCTTTGCTCGCAGCATCACTACTGTCTTTTTGCATTAAACGAAACAGTAACGTCAACGCTTCTTCATGTCGATTGACTTGGCTGTATTGCGCAACAAGTTGATGTTGTAGAGCAACGTTGTCAACGTCGTCCACTAACTGTGCTTCTAGTGCTTTAATTTCTGGTGAGTCCGCGGCTTGACTGGCAAGCTCAAGTTTAGCGATAAGCGCTTGATAGTGGCTGTCTTGGTCAACCATTAAAATGGTGGTCAATAAAGATTCGGCTTCGCTTATTTTACCCGTTTGTAAATAAACATCTGCCATCATTAATTTGATGTCTGCACGTTCACTATTAAGTTGATAAGCACTATTAATCGCCGTAAAGGCATCATTAATATTATTATCAGCTAATAACTTTTGCGCCTGAATAAGTAATAAGTCTTCTTCTTTAGGTAAATGATTCGCTAAAAATTCTTTTATATTGTCGTCATCTTGTGGCCCAGTTAAACCATCAAGTGGTTGGCCATCTTTCACTAAAATAGCCGTAGGTAAACCTTGAATACCAAATTGTTGGGCAATTTGTTGCTGAGTTTGACAATCAACCGTGGCGTATAATATATACTGTTCAAAACCCTGCAAGCCAATGGCTAGCTTATCTTTAAGCTCCAAACTTTCAGGGACCTGTGCCGCCCAAAAGTCAACTAAGACTAACTTCGATTTTGATTCTTCTAAAATAATTTGTTGAAAATTTTCTAGGGTAATTTCAATGGCATTTGTAGTCACATTCACTTCCATTTAGTTTATTGATGAGCGTCTATAATCTATATTTTGGGGCAATTATAAAAAGCGCAAGTGCCTTAATACAAAAAGCTGAACGCCTATCAATAAAGGGACGTTCAGCTTTCGTATTATATAAGTCTAATAATAATTAGACTTCGTTTAATAACTCACGAGCAATAATGATTTTTTGGATCTCGCTAGTACCTTCATAAATAGTGGTAATACGTACGTCGCGAGCCATGCGCTCAAGCGGATATTCTTTAATATAGCCAGCACCACCCATTAATTGCAAAGCGTCATAACAAGCAGTATTCGCTTTTTCTGCGGCAAATAACTTCGCCATAGAAGCGGCTTTACCAAAGGGTAAACCTTGTTCTTTAGTATAAGCAGCTTGCATTAACAATAAACGGGCTGCCTCTAAATCTGTGTAACGTTCGGCAAGTTTCCATTGTAAACCTTGGAAGTTTGATAATGCTTGACCAAATTGCTTACGTTCGGTGATAAAGGCACGGGCGTAATCCATGGCGGCTAAACCAATGCCTAGCGCTAATGAACCAATACCAATTCGACCGCCCGCAAGTTCGCCAACCGCAACGCCAAAGCCTTTATTTTCTTTGCCCATCATGGCACTAGCAGGTATCCGACAATTACTAAAGCTCACTTCATTAGTAGGTGATGCTTTTTGCCCCATTTTTTCTTCTGGTTTACTGACCGTAATACCTGGTGTATTTGCTTCCACTAAGAAACATGAAATACCCTTACCTTTTCGAGCGGTCGCGTCCGTTACCGCCCAAACAACAAAGATGTCAGCAAAGCTGGCACTGGTAATATAGAGTTTGCTGCCATTGAGTACGTAGGCATCACCGTCGAGAACCGCAGAAGTCTTCATGCCAGCAGGATCTGAACCGGCGTCATTCTCTGTTAAACAAAAAGCACCGGCTTTATATTCACCACTACATATTTTAGGTAAATACTTTTGCTTTTGCTCTTCATTACCAACCGCTTGAATAACTTCAGCAACCATATTTGTCACTGATGTTGTTACTGCAGTTGCTGCACATGCGCGTGCTATTTCTGTTATCGCTAAGCTAAAAGCAACCGTGCCTGCTTCTACGCCACCATATTCTGCTTTAATATTTAAGCCCATAAAACCCAGTTCAGTTAACTGCGCAAGGTTGTTGAGGAAAAGTGTTTGATCTTGGGTTTCATCAAGTTCGGCCGCTACAGGAGCTAATTCGCTTTCAGCGAATTTTTTTGCCATATCTTGAATCATCATCTGTTCTTCGGTTAATGATAAATTCATTCGTTACTCACTTTTATATATTAAATTTGTATTTATTTATATTTAGATGCGTATTTAACAATTAAATCGCATATTTAAATTTCTTATTATTATTTTTTATAATTAACTAAACGATAGCAGCACAGGTTTAGATCAATCAACCCAGCACAAACCAAAGTAATGCGACACCCAGAACTAAGCGATAGATAACAAATGGCATCATACCGACTTTTTCCAATAGAATAAGAAAGTAGTGAATGCAGGCATAAGCACTAAAAAAAGCTAACACACTGCCAATACCAATAGCATTCCAATCAACAGGACCCGTTTCAGTCATTAATTTTAATGTTAAATAACTCCCCGCCATCGCAATGGCAGGAATTGACAATAAGAAAGAAAATCTAGCGGCATTTTCTCGACTTAAGCCAAGCATCAAACCGATAGTCATTGTTATACCTGAACGCGATGTACCCGGAATTAATGCTACCGCCTGTGCTAAACCAATCAGCATAGCCCCTTTAAATCCTAGCTTTTCAAAATCAATATGCTCAGTCGCTTTTCTTTTACCCGCTTTAATGTCAGCAAAACCCAGTAAAAATCCAAAAATTAAGGTAGTAGCAGCAATAACCAACGCAGTACGTAAATGTGCTTCGATAAAGTCTTTGCCGAGCAAACCAAATATTCCTAATGGGATAGTCGCAAATAATATCCACCAGGCAAGCTTGCCATCAAAACTAGTATTATCACCTTTTATACTGCCCACCCAAGCAACAGCCATATTCGCAACATCTTTACGAAAATATAAAACAACCGCGAGTAATGTTCCAACATGCAAAGCAACATCGAGTGCTAAACCTTGGTCTTTCCAGCCTAAAACAGCTGAGGGTAAGATTAAATGTGCTGAACTTGATACCGGTAAAAACTCCGTTAATCCTTGGAGAATCGCTAAAATAAATATCTCTGTAATGGTCATTGCTTATTATATTCCTTATGTATAATTCAATTTTTTAATGTCTAACTTTTATAATTGGCTTGACCAAGAAAAGTCTACTGTGGTTATTTGTTGTTGTGTTTTATCGTAAGCTTGCCAAAGTTGTTGGTACGATTTTTTTAAAATGGGGTGTTTAAGATCTGGCGCTACTTCAGCCAATGGCCATAAAACAAAGGCATTTTCTGTGATCTCGGCACGTGGAATTTGTGCTGGAGTGTCCAACACTAAATCGTCAAACAGTAATAAATCTAAATCTAAGGTGCGTGGGCTATATTTTTTAGCATCAATTTCTCGACCGTTGTTAAGCTCAATTTCGCGGAGTGCTTTAGCCAC from Colwellia sp. PAMC 20917 includes these protein-coding regions:
- the rmf gene encoding ribosome modulation factor encodes the protein MQTKKRDRLGRAHSNGYKAGLTGKTKEKCPYQNTDAKSEWLGGWRDALTDKNLGLFKL
- a CDS encoding DUF3820 family protein — encoded protein: MFSDQQALLDAVNQIMPFGKYAGRPLLKLPEPYLVWFKSKGFPEGKLGQQLELIYEIKLNGLEGMLEPLLRSSRLGIPQH
- a CDS encoding DUF3083 family protein translates to MSIIRKRSAAHKAYIPSNARDNQYILAEFAITDELIELISPNISTHSTQPYYDFYQSLSQLLFTLSNDYAIQSSLFIANDKLVRVRYSQEMHQWQTSQQILFYYDPQNHQLQNSFFDASIRAKKITLLFLASGDDIRFNASAFHQKVTRLLHSFIEQTKLPNRAIRLRDHQHLTYDLFAKNKGCLGTQAHKLRPIDERYKSQNVVITPNASAISYAVINLTVDNRLLGLVDIDANSKDPYNPLYTYLTDTFSLVAKRFNLNNGALIANGLVPIVRYSLHEIISKMGELQMLGYNPKQSPCGLVSKWKADELVDNVQFIFVATAEDSQHSGYGKFINQIEQAMRLLATELEIPINKDELTLRFHQHIAYNFEN
- the msrA gene encoding peptide-methionine (S)-S-oxide reductase MsrA gives rise to the protein MSSHEEKITLAGGCFWCIEGAYNQLIGIKSAVSGYMGGSAALATYEDVCSGQTGHAEVVQLTFDSAAITCREILEVFFTLHDASQLNRQGNDIGTQYRSGVFYHSKEQQQIAEDIIKEVDASNMYNSAVVTEVTQASEFFSGEDVHQDYFNNNPGNPYCQAIVSPKLAKFRKTFVSKLKPS
- a CDS encoding tetratricopeptide repeat protein; protein product: MTTNAIEITLENFQQIILEESKSKLVLVDFWAAQVPESLELKDKLAIGLQGFEQYILYATVDCQTQQQIAQQFGIQGLPTAILVKDGQPLDGLTGPQDDDNIKEFLANHLPKEEDLLLIQAQKLLADNNINDAFTAINSAYQLNSERADIKLMMADVYLQTGKISEAESLLTTILMVDQDSHYQALIAKLELASQAADSPEIKALEAQLVDDVDNVALQHQLVAQYSQVNRHEEALTLLFRLMQKDSSDAASKELYLDVLKALPDGDPLANKFRRKLYTLMY
- a CDS encoding acyl-CoA dehydrogenase family protein is translated as MNLSLTEEQMMIQDMAKKFAESELAPVAAELDETQDQTLFLNNLAQLTELGFMGLNIKAEYGGVEAGTVAFSLAITEIARACAATAVTTSVTNMVAEVIQAVGNEEQKQKYLPKICSGEYKAGAFCLTENDAGSDPAGMKTSAVLDGDAYVLNGSKLYITSASFADIFVVWAVTDATARKGKGISCFLVEANTPGITVSKPEEKMGQKASPTNEVSFSNCRIPASAMMGKENKGFGVAVGELAGGRIGIGSLALGIGLAAMDYARAFITERKQFGQALSNFQGLQWKLAERYTDLEAARLLLMQAAYTKEQGLPFGKAASMAKLFAAEKANTACYDALQLMGGAGYIKEYPLERMARDVRITTIYEGTSEIQKIIIARELLNEV
- a CDS encoding undecaprenyl-diphosphate phosphatase, whose translation is MTITEIFILAILQGLTEFLPVSSSAHLILPSAVLGWKDQGLALDVALHVGTLLAVVLYFRKDVANMAVAWVGSIKGDNTSFDGKLAWWILFATIPLGIFGLLGKDFIEAHLRTALVIAATTLIFGFLLGFADIKAGKRKATEHIDFEKLGFKGAMLIGLAQAVALIPGTSRSGITMTIGLMLGLSRENAARFSFLLSIPAIAMAGSYLTLKLMTETGPVDWNAIGIGSVLAFFSAYACIHYFLILLEKVGMMPFVIYRLVLGVALLWFVLG
- the folK gene encoding 2-amino-4-hydroxy-6-hydroxymethyldihydropteridine diphosphokinase; this translates as MARLYISLGSNVDRQHYLQTGLTALEALLGELTLSSLFASKAVGFDGAEFYNMVIGATTELNIVQVAKALREIELNNGREIDAKKYSPRTLDLDLLLFDDLVLDTPAQIPRAEITENAFVLWPLAEVAPDLKHPILKKSYQQLWQAYDKTQQQITTVDFSWSSQL